From one Astatotilapia calliptera chromosome 10, fAstCal1.2, whole genome shotgun sequence genomic stretch:
- the LOC113030635 gene encoding homeobox protein SEBOX-like isoform X2 gives MDFTSGNVSEIITFFSEQLWPDALTDSNNNGSAELSSTVHHVPYTINSKTKCRRKRTIFSKAQLSQLERAFSATPYPDINGRKTLATLTGLPEPRIQVWFQNRRARFFKTKKSTRGATKPSQVRHKTPCTPQVASPPPPSPSLASPTDYRVPSLPQSTRLSSILDIQTKSPDVPQTFCHQSQDFTSYCQDVFPYEGLDELDLPEDFEAFLNARGVQPAERGHPVHKEDIQSRQGLQALSSSIETLADLSDLCFQDLMVPSLPSLDSSMIDYLLA, from the exons ATGGATTTTACCAGCGGTAATGTTTCTGAGATCATCACGTTTTTCTCGGAGCAGTTATGGCCTGATGCACTGACTGACAGCAACAACAACGGGTCGGCAGAGCTCTCCAGCACGG TGCACCATGTTCCATACACTATCAACTCGAAGACAAAGTGCCGCCGAAAGCGCACAATATTCAGCAAGGCGCAGCTGAGCCAGCTGGAGAGGGCCTTCTCTGCTACACCCTACCCGGATATCAATGGGAGGAAAACCCTGGCCACTCTAACTGGACTACCGGAGCCTAGAATTCAG GTTTGGTTTCAAAATCGGCGCGCACGCTTCTTCAAGACTAAGAAATCAACTCGAGGAGCCACCAAACCTTCACAGGTCAGGCACAAGACACCGTGCACTCCTCAGGTGgcttctcctccacctcctaGTCCCAGCCTTGCGTCTCCAACAGACTACCGGGTGCCCAGTCTACCTCAGTCCACCAGGCTCTCGTCAATCCTGGACATCCAGACCAAGTCACCAGACGTTCCCCAAACCTTTTGCCACCAATCCCAGGACTTCACCAGCTACTGCCAAGACGTGTTTCCATACGAAGGGCTGGATGAGTTGGATTTACCAGAGGACTTTGAAGCTTTTCTCAATGCACGGGGGGTACAGCCAGCAGAACGTGGCCATCCTGTCCACAAGGAAGACATCCAGAGTCGGCAAGGCCTCCAGGCTCTCTCCAGCTCTATAGAGACCCTGGCCGACCTGTCGGATCTGTGCTTCCAGGACCTGATGGTCCCCAGTCTGCCCAGCTTGGACAGCTCAATGATTGACTATCTTTTGGCATGA
- the vtnb gene encoding vitronectin b isoform X1, which produces MKPAVVLLGLVLLLDTAFAAEESCAGRCGSFSPQSKCQCDSMCVYYGSCCGDFYTICPRKVSRGDVFEEPLEETSPSTATFMPTSDTVIPTVTPNVTQAPTLLPVDPDAMPCSGRAFDAFLQLKNGSIYAFRGVYFFELDDKSILPGYPKLIEDVWGISGPISAAFTRINCQGKSYIFKGNQYWRFDGDVLDEDYPRLISNGFDGIPDEIDAAFAIPAPSHRGKEKAYFFKGDRYYQYEFKHQPSHEECIQMSRSSPSVLFTQYTDLFCDNAWEDLFTELFGGSSVTSSQTGPWFISRDWRGIRPVIDAAIVGRVYTTPKPTSPPTAKKWKSRRKRPSKRRGQRRRQSRHDDFWFYDLFDLGDYSDSSEESIMQEYQSTPVQNVYFFKKDKYYRVDLQTKRVDATYPPYPRSIAKYWLGCKHEAAAPDASRAEKR; this is translated from the exons ATGAAGCCAGCGGTAGTTCTGCTGGGCCTCGTCCTGTTGTTGGACACCGCCTTTGCTGCAGAAG AGTCCTGTGCAGGTCGCTGCGGCTCCTTCAGCCCACAGAGCAAATGTCAGTGTGACTCCATGTGTGTGTATTATGGAAGCTGCTGTGGGGACTTTTACACCATCTGCCCCAGAAAAG TTTCTCGAGGCGATGTCTTTGAGGAACCACTGGAAGAGACGAGCCCGAGCACAGCAACTTTTATGCCAACCTCAGACACGGTTATACCGACTGTCACACCCAATGTTACACAGGCGCCCACACTACTACCGGTGGATCCTGATGCCATGCCCTGCAGTGGGCGGGCATTTGATGCTTTTCTGCAGCTGAAAAATGGATCAATCTACGCTTTTAGAG GTGTATATTTCTTTGAGCTGGATGATAAGTCCATCCTTCCTGGTTACCCCAAACTCATCGAGGACGTTTGGGGAATCAGTGGACCCATCAGTGCTGCATTCACACGCATCAACTGCCAGGGGAAATCCTACATCTTTAAG GGGAACCAGTACTGGAGATTTGATGGTGACGTCCTGGATGAGGACTATCCACGGCTTATTTCAAACGGCTTTGATGGCATACCAGATGAGATCGATGCTGCGTTTGCCATACCAGCACCAAGTCACCGTGGCAAGGAGAAGGCCTACTTCTTCAAAG gGGACCGGTATTATCAATATGAGTTCAAGCACCAGCCTTCCCACGAGGAGTGCATCCAGATGAGCAGGTCCTCCCCTTCTGTGCTGTTCACACAATACACAGACCTCTTCTGCGATAACGCATGGGAGGATCTCTTCACTGAGCTCTTTGGAGGATCCT CAGTTACCAGTTCCCAAACAGGCCCTTGGTTCATCAGCAGGGATTGGCGGGGTATTAGGCCCGTTATAGATGCTGCCATAGTGGGACGAGTCTACACCACTCCCAAACCAACTTCACCTCCGACCGCAAAGAAGTGGAAGAGTCGGAGGAAGAGGCCCAGTAAGAGGCGTGGACAGCGAAGAAGGCAGAGTCGCCACGATGACTTTTGGTTCTATGATTTGTTCGACCTCGGTGATTACAGTGACAGCTCTGAAGAGAGCATCATGCAGGAGTACCAAAGCACCCCCGTTCAAAATGTGTACTTCTTCAAGAAGG ATAAGTACTACAGAGTGGATCTGCAGACAAAACGCGTGGATGCCACTTACCCTCCCTATCCTCGATCTATCGCAAAGTACTGGCTGGGCTGCAAGCATGAAGCTGCTGCACCTGATGCATCAAGGGcagaaaaaagataa
- the vtnb gene encoding vitronectin b isoform X2 produces the protein MKPAVVLLGLVLLLDTAFAAEESCAGRCGSFSPQSKCQCDSMCVYYGSCCGDFYTICPRKVSRGDVFEEPLEETSPSTATFMPTSDTVIPTVTPNVTQAPTLLPVDPDAMPCSGRAFDAFLQLKNGSIYAFRGVYFFELDDKSILPGYPKLIEDVWGISGPISAAFTRINCQGKSYIFKGNQYWRFDGDVLDEDYPRLISNGFDGIPDEIDAAFAIPAPSHRGKEKAYFFKGDRYYQYEFKHQPSHEECIQMSRSSPSVLFTQYTDLFCDNAWEDLFTELFGGSFTSSQTGPWFISRDWRGIRPVIDAAIVGRVYTTPKPTSPPTAKKWKSRRKRPSKRRGQRRRQSRHDDFWFYDLFDLGDYSDSSEESIMQEYQSTPVQNVYFFKKDKYYRVDLQTKRVDATYPPYPRSIAKYWLGCKHEAAAPDASRAEKR, from the exons ATGAAGCCAGCGGTAGTTCTGCTGGGCCTCGTCCTGTTGTTGGACACCGCCTTTGCTGCAGAAG AGTCCTGTGCAGGTCGCTGCGGCTCCTTCAGCCCACAGAGCAAATGTCAGTGTGACTCCATGTGTGTGTATTATGGAAGCTGCTGTGGGGACTTTTACACCATCTGCCCCAGAAAAG TTTCTCGAGGCGATGTCTTTGAGGAACCACTGGAAGAGACGAGCCCGAGCACAGCAACTTTTATGCCAACCTCAGACACGGTTATACCGACTGTCACACCCAATGTTACACAGGCGCCCACACTACTACCGGTGGATCCTGATGCCATGCCCTGCAGTGGGCGGGCATTTGATGCTTTTCTGCAGCTGAAAAATGGATCAATCTACGCTTTTAGAG GTGTATATTTCTTTGAGCTGGATGATAAGTCCATCCTTCCTGGTTACCCCAAACTCATCGAGGACGTTTGGGGAATCAGTGGACCCATCAGTGCTGCATTCACACGCATCAACTGCCAGGGGAAATCCTACATCTTTAAG GGGAACCAGTACTGGAGATTTGATGGTGACGTCCTGGATGAGGACTATCCACGGCTTATTTCAAACGGCTTTGATGGCATACCAGATGAGATCGATGCTGCGTTTGCCATACCAGCACCAAGTCACCGTGGCAAGGAGAAGGCCTACTTCTTCAAAG gGGACCGGTATTATCAATATGAGTTCAAGCACCAGCCTTCCCACGAGGAGTGCATCCAGATGAGCAGGTCCTCCCCTTCTGTGCTGTTCACACAATACACAGACCTCTTCTGCGATAACGCATGGGAGGATCTCTTCACTGAGCTCTTTGGAGGATCCT TTACCAGTTCCCAAACAGGCCCTTGGTTCATCAGCAGGGATTGGCGGGGTATTAGGCCCGTTATAGATGCTGCCATAGTGGGACGAGTCTACACCACTCCCAAACCAACTTCACCTCCGACCGCAAAGAAGTGGAAGAGTCGGAGGAAGAGGCCCAGTAAGAGGCGTGGACAGCGAAGAAGGCAGAGTCGCCACGATGACTTTTGGTTCTATGATTTGTTCGACCTCGGTGATTACAGTGACAGCTCTGAAGAGAGCATCATGCAGGAGTACCAAAGCACCCCCGTTCAAAATGTGTACTTCTTCAAGAAGG ATAAGTACTACAGAGTGGATCTGCAGACAAAACGCGTGGATGCCACTTACCCTCCCTATCCTCGATCTATCGCAAAGTACTGGCTGGGCTGCAAGCATGAAGCTGCTGCACCTGATGCATCAAGGGcagaaaaaagataa
- the LOC113030635 gene encoding homeobox protein SEBOX-like isoform X1 → MCKRMPRRGSCCVCRTRLRASDTACGMDFTSGNVSEIITFFSEQLWPDALTDSNNNGSAELSSTVHHVPYTINSKTKCRRKRTIFSKAQLSQLERAFSATPYPDINGRKTLATLTGLPEPRIQVWFQNRRARFFKTKKSTRGATKPSQVRHKTPCTPQVASPPPPSPSLASPTDYRVPSLPQSTRLSSILDIQTKSPDVPQTFCHQSQDFTSYCQDVFPYEGLDELDLPEDFEAFLNARGVQPAERGHPVHKEDIQSRQGLQALSSSIETLADLSDLCFQDLMVPSLPSLDSSMIDYLLA, encoded by the exons ATGTGCAAGAGGATGCCACGCAGGGGGTCGTGTTGTGTCTGCAGAACTCGG CTGCGTGCTTCGGACACAGCGTGCGGGATGGATTTTACCAGCGGTAATGTTTCTGAGATCATCACGTTTTTCTCGGAGCAGTTATGGCCTGATGCACTGACTGACAGCAACAACAACGGGTCGGCAGAGCTCTCCAGCACGG TGCACCATGTTCCATACACTATCAACTCGAAGACAAAGTGCCGCCGAAAGCGCACAATATTCAGCAAGGCGCAGCTGAGCCAGCTGGAGAGGGCCTTCTCTGCTACACCCTACCCGGATATCAATGGGAGGAAAACCCTGGCCACTCTAACTGGACTACCGGAGCCTAGAATTCAG GTTTGGTTTCAAAATCGGCGCGCACGCTTCTTCAAGACTAAGAAATCAACTCGAGGAGCCACCAAACCTTCACAGGTCAGGCACAAGACACCGTGCACTCCTCAGGTGgcttctcctccacctcctaGTCCCAGCCTTGCGTCTCCAACAGACTACCGGGTGCCCAGTCTACCTCAGTCCACCAGGCTCTCGTCAATCCTGGACATCCAGACCAAGTCACCAGACGTTCCCCAAACCTTTTGCCACCAATCCCAGGACTTCACCAGCTACTGCCAAGACGTGTTTCCATACGAAGGGCTGGATGAGTTGGATTTACCAGAGGACTTTGAAGCTTTTCTCAATGCACGGGGGGTACAGCCAGCAGAACGTGGCCATCCTGTCCACAAGGAAGACATCCAGAGTCGGCAAGGCCTCCAGGCTCTCTCCAGCTCTATAGAGACCCTGGCCGACCTGTCGGATCTGTGCTTCCAGGACCTGATGGTCCCCAGTCTGCCCAGCTTGGACAGCTCAATGATTGACTATCTTTTGGCATGA